One genomic region from Deltaproteobacteria bacterium encodes:
- the aspS gene encoding aspartate--tRNA ligase — protein MAGLDGWQRSCYAGSVSAADEARAIVVMGWVNARRDHGGVVFVDLRDRSGILQLVFNPERSAAAHVVAEELRGEFVVAARGTVVRRSAETVNPNLPTGEVELMVSEARILNRCRPTPFAIDGGDAVAEATRLKYRYLDLRRPAMQNNLILRHRLTKTIRDYLDRHGFLEIETPVLGRSTPEGARDYLVPSRISPGEFYALPQSPQLYKQLLMVSGYDRYFQVVRCFRDEDLRADRQPEFTQIDLEMSFVDRDQVMALVEGMLREVFALREIALPNPMPRLTYADAIGRFGTDRPDLRFGLELTEISQLVRAVEFKVFREAVERGGIVKALRVADGSRLSRKDLDSLPEVAAPYGAKGVAWVKLNPDGWQSPIAKFFSAEQRAAIEAACAAAAGDVILFVADDAKVVNESLANLRLHLADVLSLVPENAFAFTWVTDFPLLEYDAAEKRMVAVHHPFSAPNAEDLARLESAPAAVRAQAYDVVLNGTELGGGSIRIHRPEVQARVFALLGISETEARDKFGFLLDALAFGAPPHGGLAIGLDRLCMLLSGANSIRDVIAFPKTQRAACLMTEAPSAVDPRQLRELGLRLA, from the coding sequence ATGGCGGGACTGGATGGTTGGCAACGCAGCTGCTACGCCGGCAGCGTGAGCGCGGCCGACGAGGCGCGCGCGATCGTCGTCATGGGCTGGGTCAATGCCCGGCGCGATCACGGCGGCGTGGTTTTCGTCGACCTGCGGGACCGTTCGGGCATCTTGCAGCTGGTGTTCAACCCCGAGCGCAGCGCGGCGGCACACGTGGTCGCCGAGGAGCTGCGCGGGGAGTTCGTAGTCGCCGCCCGCGGCACCGTCGTTCGTCGCTCGGCCGAAACGGTCAACCCCAACCTGCCCACGGGCGAAGTCGAGCTCATGGTCAGCGAGGCGCGCATTCTCAACCGCTGCCGGCCGACACCCTTCGCGATTGACGGTGGCGACGCCGTCGCTGAGGCGACCCGCCTGAAGTACCGCTACCTCGACCTGCGGCGGCCGGCGATGCAGAATAATCTGATTCTGCGCCATCGCCTGACCAAGACGATTCGTGACTACCTCGATCGCCACGGCTTCCTGGAGATCGAGACGCCGGTGCTCGGGCGCAGCACGCCGGAAGGCGCGCGCGATTACTTGGTGCCGAGCCGCATCAGCCCGGGCGAGTTCTACGCCCTGCCGCAGTCGCCGCAGCTCTACAAGCAGTTGCTGATGGTCAGTGGCTACGATCGCTACTTTCAGGTTGTGCGCTGCTTTCGCGACGAGGACCTGCGCGCGGATCGCCAGCCGGAGTTCACGCAGATCGATCTGGAGATGTCCTTCGTCGACCGCGATCAGGTGATGGCGCTGGTGGAAGGGATGCTGCGCGAGGTGTTTGCTTTGCGCGAGATCGCGCTGCCGAACCCGATGCCGCGCTTGACCTACGCCGACGCCATTGGACGCTTCGGTACCGATCGGCCGGACCTGCGCTTTGGGCTGGAGCTGACCGAGATCTCGCAGCTGGTGCGCGCGGTGGAGTTCAAGGTCTTTCGCGAGGCGGTCGAACGCGGGGGTATCGTTAAGGCGTTGCGGGTAGCCGACGGCAGCCGGCTCTCGCGCAAGGATCTCGACTCGTTGCCCGAGGTGGCGGCGCCGTACGGCGCCAAGGGAGTTGCCTGGGTGAAGCTGAACCCCGACGGTTGGCAGTCGCCGATCGCCAAGTTTTTCAGCGCCGAGCAGCGCGCCGCCATCGAGGCCGCCTGCGCCGCCGCGGCCGGCGACGTCATCTTGTTCGTGGCCGACGACGCCAAAGTGGTCAACGAATCGCTGGCGAACTTGCGACTGCACCTGGCCGACGTGCTTTCGCTGGTGCCGGAGAACGCCTTCGCCTTCACCTGGGTGACCGACTTCCCGCTGCTCGAATACGACGCGGCAGAGAAGCGCATGGTGGCGGTCCATCATCCTTTCAGCGCTCCGAACGCCGAGGACCTCGCAAGGCTGGAGAGCGCTCCCGCGGCGGTGCGCGCTCAGGCCTATGACGTCGTGCTCAATGGTACGGAACTCGGCGGTGGCAGCATTCGTATCCACCGCCCGGAGGTGCAAGCGCGGGTGTTTGCGCTGCTGGGCATCAGTGAGACGGAGGCGCGCGACAAGTTCGGCTTCCTGCTCGACGCCTTGGCTTTCGGCGCGCCGCCCCACGGCGGCTTGGCGATCGGCCTGGATCGTTTGTGCATGTTGCTGTCCGGCGCCAACTCGATCCGCGACGTGATCGCGTTTCCGAAAACGCAGCGGGCCGCGTGCCTGATGACCGAAGCACCTAGTGCGGTCGACCCGCGCCAGCTGCGCGAACTCGGATTACGGCTGGCATGA
- a CDS encoding histidine--tRNA ligase gives MKFPSVKGFHDVLPDESARWTWIEQQARIVFRQYHVTEIRIPIVERTSLFTRSIGDTTDIVEKEMYTFLDRDGTSLSLRPEGTAAVVRAYVEHAVAQHEPVSKWYYLGPMFRRERPQKGRLRQFSQIGLELLGREDAAADAEALLLLDDLLRALQAPGVTLAINSLGCRQCRPGYRSALTAYGQGQRERLCENCVRRLERNPLRLLDCKVPTCREATAAAPTMIEHLCQDCAAHFATVRAILEREGVAATVNARIVRGLDYYNRTAFEVLAPGLGAQNAIGAGGRYDGLVRELGGPDVPGVGFALGVERLVMLLPELPVRAVPDLFICPLGSAAEAEAIHLAHRLRRQGMALEVEAGGKSLKSQMRRADRSGARFVLIVGEDELTRQAATVRDMIAKQDYPAALPLALGVGEIRATLSRLSEAAQTTTASAGGE, from the coding sequence ATGAAATTTCCCTCTGTGAAAGGATTTCACGACGTCCTACCGGACGAAAGCGCGCGCTGGACATGGATCGAGCAACAGGCGCGCATCGTCTTCCGCCAGTACCATGTAACCGAGATTCGCATTCCGATTGTTGAGCGCACCAGCCTCTTTACTCGCTCTATTGGTGACACCACCGATATTGTTGAAAAGGAAATGTACACGTTCTTGGATCGCGATGGTACCTCTTTGTCGTTGCGACCAGAAGGGACGGCCGCGGTGGTGCGGGCCTACGTCGAGCACGCGGTGGCCCAGCACGAACCGGTCTCTAAGTGGTATTACCTCGGCCCGATGTTCCGCCGCGAGCGCCCGCAGAAGGGGCGCTTGCGCCAGTTCAGCCAAATCGGCCTCGAGTTGCTCGGGCGCGAGGACGCCGCGGCTGATGCCGAGGCCTTGCTGCTGCTGGACGACTTGCTGCGCGCGTTGCAAGCACCCGGAGTGACCCTGGCGATCAACTCGCTCGGCTGCCGGCAATGCCGCCCGGGCTACCGTTCGGCGCTGACCGCTTACGGCCAAGGGCAGCGCGAGCGGTTGTGCGAGAACTGCGTGCGGCGGTTGGAGCGCAACCCGCTGCGGCTGCTCGATTGCAAAGTGCCCACATGCCGGGAGGCCACGGCCGCTGCGCCGACGATGATCGAGCATCTCTGCCAGGACTGCGCCGCCCACTTCGCCACCGTGCGCGCCATCCTCGAACGCGAAGGAGTCGCGGCGACGGTCAATGCGCGCATCGTGCGGGGGCTCGACTATTACAATCGGACCGCCTTCGAAGTGCTGGCGCCGGGGCTCGGGGCGCAAAACGCCATCGGCGCCGGCGGTCGTTACGATGGCTTGGTGCGAGAACTTGGTGGCCCCGATGTTCCCGGCGTCGGCTTCGCCCTCGGCGTGGAACGTTTGGTGATGTTGTTGCCCGAGTTGCCGGTACGAGCGGTGCCGGACCTCTTCATCTGCCCGCTCGGCAGCGCCGCCGAAGCCGAGGCGATTCATCTGGCGCACCGCCTGCGCCGCCAGGGGATGGCGCTGGAGGTCGAGGCCGGCGGCAAGAGCCTCAAGAGCCAGATGCGCCGGGCCGACCGGAGCGGCGCGCGTTTCGTGCTCATTGTCGGGGAGGATGAATTGACGCGTCAGGCGGCCACCGTGCGCGACATGATCGCCAAACAGGATTATCCGGCGGCGCTGCCGCTGGCACTCGGGGTTGGTGAGATCCGCGCCACCCTCAGCCGCTTGAGTGAAGCGGCGCAGACGACCACGGCGTCAGCCGGCGGCGAGTAG